GGGGCTTGTTTTATGGAATTTTTATAATAACAAAAGTGGGTAATTTTTAAGAAATCATATTAAATTCAATGATTATTATTGACGATGATGATTAAAATCTATTAATGAAATACCAAATATTTCTGATTTTTGCGAGAAACTGAGAATTAATGTGGATGCTCTATTGGAGGTTTCAATTTGTAATATTAAGATAAGATCCTAGTAATTGTAACCTTTCTTCCAATATTCTATTTAAGCACATGTAATCTGGGCCTCGTTTAGTTGCCCTGAATCAGCGCCGCCAAAGTTGCTGTAGATTCCTGTAGCATACTGTAGtgttttatttgtatttgataataattgtccaattgttgattaattaggctcaaaacattcgtctcgcaaagtacaaccaaactgtgtaattagtttttgatttcgtcaacatttagtactccatgcatgtaccgcaagtttgatgtgatgaggaatcttctttttacatagtgccaaagtttgcatTTTGgagtgaactaaacatggccctgtTTGATTAGATTGCCGTAGATCAAGAGCATCAGGTTACAATCAGGTGGTACACATCTCAAGTCTAGAACTATAAATATGCCCAATCACCATTAGGTGTAATCTTTTGTCAAGCACAAAATATGCTTTGACGCCTGCGCGTACTTGTACTAGAAAAAACACACGCATGGTTCTTCCCCTTTCTATGCGTGAGATATCGCGGCAAATACAATGACTCGAGAGTTGAGTCTCCAGAGTACCTTTCCCATGTACTAGCACGGGTATTATTAGACTGTGATATTGTTTTTACACAGATTCAGGTAAAGAAATCTTTTGCTGCGTGCCCGTGACGACGAGCCATCAGCCGAGTACAAATATCAAGGCTTATAGGAGTCTATAGGCGGGTATCTGTCTTTGAACAGCGGCGTGCCCTCCTTTGGCTTGGACCAAGGgtacttcatggtcggatcccTCGGGAACTTCCTGAAGTTGACGAATGGCGCCCAGAGCATCAACCTGCAAATAACACACGGGTACCATACTTACAAAATGAATCTGAAATCAAATCTTTTGTTTTCCCTTTTGAGGAAATACCAAACCGAATTCAGTTAGTAGTGTGTAGGTCATAAATTAATAGGTCGCTGGAAGATGCCATAAATTTTGAACTTAACTAGGGCAGtcataataaaaaaaactagtagtttctataacataggataccgtacCAAAAAAAAAGTACTGTTTTCCAACCTAttgtttctatgagtaataattattttatctttctctctcccaactctatcttcttcctccaatgggagtgcagCACGAgccccctagaaactggtggtttctccccaatggcgatttcatggtttttttggtgcattgggtcaagagaagacctgatttcttcatgaggaaaccatttttaggatttttgctctctttctttatTAATTACGTTGCtatgtcagcgttttgcctacgtgacaagtcatttaatgaggatagaaaccatcatcaatacatcattgggactgcccttagcaGGCCAGGCAAGCAAAATCACTTCACTCTACTAGACCAATGAAAACCGAGGCAGCAGCTTGGGAAGAAGGCCTTGTCCTGTGCGGCTATAGCCAACAGATCACTTGGATTCAGAGCATCTACAATCTACAGAACTAGTGTAGCACTAGAATATAGCTAATGCCATTCTGTAGTAATCCAAAATCAACACTTTTTAGATGCCTGTGTCTGGATCCGGGGTGTTTGTGTTCTACTGATCCTGACATTGGACACATCCTTTAACATCGGAACATGTTTTTATGTTTTACTAtatactactagtactagtactagtagtattTGGAACTGTAAAAGTGTCACGCTAGCAAGTACACTCACCCTGGGAAGAAGAGGTAGGTGAACATGAACTGAAGGTACATCTCCACGAATTCGCGCTTGTACCACCTCAGCCTCATCCAGTTCATGAGCAGCggctgcacacacacacacacatgcacacttGTTACTCACTCAGGGTTTTTGAGAGGAACCAAGAGCTGGGTAGCTGACGCACAGGAGCGATGAATAAGTAGAAGACGGCGAACGCCGCGATCGGCGGCAGGATCCCTAGGAGGTCGAGGTCCTCCTCCCCGGTCACCGTCGCCAGCGCCGCTGGCGCCTCAACCTACATACAGGCATACAGCATTTGCGATGTCACGTGCGATATGATCGTGGTATAGTGCAGTAGCGTCCAATCAAGCTGCAGGGTCGTGTGGAATTGAGCGAGAGACTTGTCGTACGTACAGCTGCCCAGACGGCGCCGCACTGCAACACCGTCGCCAGCCTCTGCAGCTGCGAGCTCTGCTGCACCGACGTCGTCGGCGCCGCTGACTGCGCGTTCGTCGTCCCACAAGCAAACAGGAAACAAAACCAAGAGCATGGACGATCAGACACCGCGGACGGCAGGAATTGTGGTAGGTGAGATCGATGGAGGTGAGAGGCCGGTAGCAACCAAACCAGGATTGCTAGCTATGGATGGACCTTGTCATGGAGGAGGCAGAGGAGCCTGAACTTGGCGCTGGAGCTGGCCGACTGCTGCGCCTGTGGCGAGGCCGCGAACGTCGCTTGCCGCTTGATGGGTAGCTTCTGCGGGCAGGGAGGCGGGGAGGAGGAGGCCGGCGAGAGGAGGCGCcatgaggcggcggcggcgtccatcGGTGCGGTGGCCGGCCACGCGAAGGCGAAGGCTGGTTTTCCTTGGGGACGGTTTGCACGGCAGCCGTGGCGCGCGCGCCTTATCTGGAATTCTGGATAGACGACGGTTTGGGGGTATGTGGCACTCAAGAATTTGGCCTACCTGGGCCGTTGGATGGGGATCCAATGGATGGAAGCAGTTGACTTTCCTGCGTCATGCGTCCGTTTTTTTAGTCTTTAGTAGGCGGGCTGTCCATTCCATTCAGCATAGTATGGACGTATGGTTTTCCCAATCCTGATGATTTACCTCCcgtaaaaaaaagagagaaaaaaaacaccCTTTGATGATGCTAGGATTAGGAGTAGAGAGCTTTTCTTCCCAGAACCGATGAAGAACCGCGCGCAATCTAGAGCAGCTGCCGCCTACCGACGTTGTGCTCAATGGTTCAATCCTGTCGTTTTTCTCGGAACCGAGCGGAGTCTTCTCGGAACCGAGCGGAGTCTCAGCAGtgttcagccagaacagtatttttctctcacagcaaatcaggATAAACAGTGTTTTTCCCTACCAGCCGAACCCTGCCTTATTCAGCTGCTTTAGAGTACTCCTACCTACAGCACTTTGTGATTCTGACAAGTTCGCACTGCTACAGAACCAATCCTGAGATGATCTGACAAAGGCGCTCATGTGAATTGAAACACACATCACTGACGGAACCGAGCGGAGTAAGAGCGCGTGATGAGAACAGAGCCCAGAGAAGCACAAAGTTGCAAACACAGAGACGAGAGATCCAACTACTGTACCACGCCAAGCAACTTTTTTCTGTTGCCGAGTTGACATATCAAGCGACCTGCGAGCTGTGCTGTCATGCTGTGTGCTCGAGGGTGGAGGCGTCGGTCAGATGGCTCTTGCGAGGAGCAGAGCCTGGCACTGCCGGCGCAACAATTACCGATGGGAGGCGCTGCCGGGCATGGCCAAGCGTGACCTGACACCTCCAGGTTTGCCGGCCTGAACAGGCGCAAGCAACGTTGCCAGGTGAAGACGTGAAGTGAAGGGACTGCGGCGCTGCACCCTCCGCGCTCCCGCAGGCGCAGCAGCGAGCCGACCGCTCCATTTCGCTACTTTTCCTGTTGTTTGACGGAGGATTCACTGCAAGGCGGCAAGGCCTTCTGGTCTGTCCCCTTTCGGCCCGCCACTTCAACGGGCCGGCAAAGCTAGCCTGTCGCACCATTGCTGCCATGAGCCCGGCACCCACCGGCCCGGCGGGCGAGAATATTCGGGCGGCACGAGAGAGAAGTCTGCCCCGCTTGTGCGCGGCCAAGGGAAGATCCCCTCGGAATCGGCATCCTGCGCTCCGATTTCGTGGCGTCTCCCGGCGCGGCGCGACGCTCACGCGAGTGCCTATTTATCCGCCTCCTTGCCGGCCGATCGGGCGCGCGGCCACCAAGGCAGCGACGACCGGCGGCGAGGTGGGCGGAGACCACGCTCGACAAGGTggtttctctctctctcgtagCTAAACGCCTGCGATCTTGCGGTGCGCCTCCCTCTACAATCCTCCTAGCATAGCCCATTAGTTAGTGTACTTAGAACAAATGGAGGACCTTTGTTTATCAAAAGGATACAGCTGAAGAGTGAAGACTAGTTTGAGAGATGAACGAGCGTAGTTGTTGCTCAAAGTTAATCATCAACTGCACGACTGCATCTTATCCGCAGGGCTCAAGAGCATAAGTGGATTGCAGCGTTTCATCACCTTGGACAGTAACAGGATTAGGACAGATGGGAGCCCCGAATGGTAGAACCCCTTCTACCGTCTTGGATAGCCTCTACGGTGTGCAGCTTGGCCGTCTATCGCAGCCGTCACAAAGTGAGGATGAAGCTCTCCGAACCACCCTTGTAGTAGAGTCATCAACTTGTGAACACCACAAGGGTGGTAGTGGTACAACACAACAAAGATTGCTGACCCGGTGAGCAAATTTGCAGTAGTTAACTagtcaacatacacaagctcaccATTTGTGCACTAACCACTGTCTGATGCCTTCTTGTAACTGCAGAAGACTATGGCAGCAGATACCCTCTTGCTTGAAACCCATCCACTGCACCATTACATGTACGGTAACTTCCATCAGTAGTAAATCTTGCCATCTGCTAATCCTCCAATATGGCGATCGATTTCTACCTTCCAGTAAAGATTTATATTTTGTGCAGGTGACAAGCATGCTGGTGAGACTATTGCGAATGTCGTCACCTCTCTGCCCTTCATTGTTCTTGGACTGCAGACTCTAAGGCAAGGCACATCTCGTGATCCTGAATCAAGATGCTTCTATGCTTTGTTTGCTGACagcttttttttttctgtcaGTTGAGTGCAGAAACTCTACTAACAGGCCGGCAAATGATGCTGCAGGAAGAACTTGAACACCGCTATCTACACGAATTCCCTGGTTGGGGTGGGAATAGCTTCGAGCTTGTATCATTCTTCCAAAGGAGAGATCAGAAAGTTTCTGCGTTGGGCCGACTACACTATGATTGCTACCACCACACTGGTAAGTCATCATATCCTTGCACTAAGGATAGGTACCATTGTTAGAGTGTCGGGATTCGCACGTCATGGCAACTATGTATTTCATGCAGTGTTTGTCGAGAGCACTTAGCAATGAGAACCCAAGATTACTAATGGCAGCATCAGCATTGCTCCTGCCGTTTCAGCCATTGATGGTTTCAGCTGTCCACACTGGATTGATGGAGGCAAGTAATCCAAATGATCCAACGTATCTTCTCTAGATTAAAGAGAACACTTCAAGATCCATGGAACAATTTGTTTGCAAATCTAACTATCCTAAACGCCAGGTTTCCTTTGCAAGAAGAGCATCAATTGAACCAGAGCTCAGGATGGCACATAACCTGCACAAAATGTCATCTCTACTGGGAGGTGCGCTGTTCATTGCTGACGATTGCTTCCCAGAGACTCCCTATATCCACGCTGCATGGCATCTTGCTGCTGCGATTGGCATTGGCACTTGCAACAAGCTTCTTGAATGACAGTTGAAACGGTCCTTCACTCCTGCTGATATCAACAACTAGTTGATTTCAGTATTGTCACGAAGTTAGAGTGCATACAGGCAACTTGTCGATACTTGAAATAGCATTGGCACTATGCAGTTTTCAGTATTGGATAGGAGATTGGAAGTTTATCAGATTGATATCAgatactgtttttttttctttaggtGAACTAGGTGTCTAGGTTGGCTTGTGTATGTATTTCTGCTAGGGTTTGTGTAGGTTTTTCACCATTGTTGTGACAATGAGGTGACCTGCAACAACAGGAGTTGTAGTTAGAACTAAAATATAATATAACTGTTTCTACCAATTTTACCCTGTAAGTGCTACAAAAGAATGTAAAACAACGGATGTGTGTTAACCTGGAAAGGAACAAGAGTGCATTAGTATCACAGGCAATCTGAAGGTGGTGAAGATTTGTTGAAGACTAATCCATTTGCATCTATGCCAGTGCTCTGAGTAAAATGTCAAGACTCAACACCTGACAACCAAATAATTGCAGTTCTACTTCAAGTATGGCGGTATACAGTATGCAGTCTTGTGAAAGCTTTTGGCTTTTGAGTCACGGATCAACCAGTTGGGCTTGTGCTACCACCATGCTGGACTCATTCTGATTCACCCAGCTTCTGCCAGCAGGTTTCTCAGCATTCAGTGCAGCCACTCTTTCCCTCACCATCCGAGCCTGCTCCCACTGTCCAACGCCAGCATACATGTTGGACAGCAGCACTAGGTGCCCAGCCGCTCGTTCTGGCTGCAGTTCAACTAATCTATCAGTCACTTTAGCTTCGAGCTCAAGGTTGCCCTCCCTTCATTCAACCATCTCCAGCGACAGAGCATGTCAACCATGCATCCATAGTGTTGTATCTCTGGATTTATCCCATAAACTCTTTCCATACTCTCAAAGTACCACCGTGCATCATCAATCCTCACTGCATGACTGCACGCCCGCAGAACTGCGAGCATCGTGGCACCATCAGGACGATCCTGCATTCTGTGGAACAAGTCCAGCGCCTCCTGGGGGTGACCATGCATCGCAAGACCCGAGATCATAGTTGTCCAAGAAACACCTTGGCATCATCCCAAACAAGCGGTGTGCATCCTCCACAGCACCACACTTCACATACATATGGATGAGAGCATTGTCCAGCAACACTGTCCTCTGCTGCCACCCTTCCAAGTCCACACGTGCATGCACCCACCGCCCAAGCTCCAGGTCACCCAGCTCAGCACAGGCCGTCAGCAAGGCAACCATGGTCACTGCGTCATCCTTGACCCGTGCCTTTCTCATCCTCCAGAACAGCTCCACCGCCTCTGCTGCCCTCCCAGCATTCGCGCACCCACCGATCACTGTCGTCCATGCCACCGCGTCCCTCCTGGGCATCTCGCCAAAGAACCGCAGCGCGGCGTCCACCTCGCCACACCGCACGTACGCGGCGAGCATGCAGTTCCACGCTGCCACCGCCCTGGTTGACATTTCGTCGAACACCTTACTGGCGTCCCCGAGCTGCCGGGCCGCCGCGTACACGTAGACGAGGCTGGTCATCACGTGCCCACTCTCGCCAGCCGGGGCGAGCATCCCGCTCTCGAGCGCGCGGGCGTGGAGGGCGCGGCCGTGGGGGAGCGCCCCGGCGCCCGCGGGGGCGATAGCAGAGAAGAGGGTGGAGAAAGAGAATGCGTTGGGCCGCAGCCCGTGGCAGCCCACGAGGCGGGAGAAGAACGCGAGCAGGGCGCCGGGCGTGGCGCCTGACGCTGCGGCGGTGCGGAGGAGGAGGTTGGCGAGGGTGGGGGACGCCGGGGAGGGGGgtacggagaggaggaagagtgACTCTGCGCGGGGGAggtcgtcgtcggcggcggcgagggagagGATCTTGGCGAGGAGGAAGCGCTTGTGGGTGAAGCCGTTGAGGAGGAGCTGCGCGTGGAGCTGGTCGAGGCCACGGCGGATGGCAGAAGAGAACGGGGAGCGGCTGAGGTGCTGCGCGACGAGGAAGAGGCGCTGCTGCAGCGCGCGGGAGTATGGGATGTGCCGGGGCAGGTTGAGCGGAAGGAGGGCCCGGCGGCGAGGGCGATCGCTCGGCATCTCTCCGCCCGCTTGCTTCTGGCCCGGCCCCCGGGAATGATACGAGTTTCGTTAGCTGACAAACATTTTTATTGCATTTGAAAGTTTGGCGACCTATAAACATGTTTATTGCTAGAATTTGTCATTTTTTATAGTATGCCATTTCATGATTTCTCATTTCTTAGACAGAAAATTAAGTGTTTGCACACTTAGTTAAATGAAGAGACTAGCGCCCGCGCTTGTTGTCCGCCGGTTTTCAATAAGGTTATTATGGATGCAGCTTTGTGTTTCGCTTCGCCTCATGCTCTACGTTTGCTGCCTGATCATGAATGCACCTTTGTGCTCCGCGTTTGCTGCTCGCCCATAGATGCAGCTTCGTGCTCTACGCCTACGGCCACGCCCATGGATACAACTTTGTGCTTCGTGCCTACTAGCGCGCCCGATTCACTTCCCGCACGCACGTGGGGACCACTACGCCCGAGGGGACCACCTTCGCCTACGCCTCATTGCCGTGTTGgcttatgaaacacttgcaacatatatccgaaacagatgaaacatttgcaacatacggttgcaacatatgtgtatgagcactgcaatatatgcaacatccagataaaacacgtgcaacatatACGTTTAAAACAgcagaaatatttgaaacatacacttgcaacatacgtgtatagccagtgcaacatatgcaacatccagataaaacacttgtaacatacgtttgaaacatctgacatttgaaacatacacttgcaatatacgtgtatagtcattgcaacatatgcagtaccagatctacttttacaacatccagatgaaacatacggttgcaacatGTGCTCATCACTTGCTGCCCCTAATGGACGCTCATTGACACGGAGCTTGAGGCCGACATAGAGGTCAATGCCATGACGTGGAGGTCAGACCTCGGCTGTGCGCAGCGCGAGGCGCGAGCGACGCAGCGCAACACGAGGCACGAGGCGCGGATGGGGGCACGGAGGCATGAGATGCGAGTGAGGCGTGCGAGGCACGGGTACAGGCAGGTCCGTCCCATCCGGCCAGACGGACTCGCGGTAGAGAGCATTGGTCTTAATTAAAGGAGTCACTCAGCACTATACGTCTATACTTGCCAAAATAGTCTGTTAATCTGTTTAAACATCGTGTAAACTTGCGATATGTCATTTTAGTTTAACCAGCTGCGTATCCTATTTAATTAACCATTCATCCCATCTTATGGATTGTTAAGCataaataatggctaaacggtaagTGGTTAACTATTTACCATTTAGTGTTTCAAATTTTTTTGATCTAGTTAGGGCCCATTTAGAAAGATAAATAGTAATGCACATGTGCAACTAACGTCGTAGTGTCCAAATTCCTCACCGGCACCTTTTTAAGGGAATTGTCATATTTAGTAAGGTGTATGAGTTTTTAGGCAACAATTTTACACAATCAACTAGTTCAATTAAAAATCAAAATAAGTAATCTGTAATTTTTCTATAGTGAAGCAATGATAAAATTACATATTGTCTAACACAACAAAAAAAATCAAGCACCAAACATAAAGAAGAAGTGTTAGTTTGATGGATGATCTGAAGAAGTCTCAATGCTCAAATTCCTAATGAGTACGTGATATTTCAATATTTGTCATTAAATTCGTATGTATTTCATGATTCGGCTGTGAGTGTTTGGGTACAGAGTTTGTCTGCTACTTCCTAGCCTTTGGGTAAAGCATGCTGTCGTAACTTTGCTATCCTCCGGTCATCACTTCCTTGATGTAAAAAGTGAAAAGCCTACTGGAATAAAAGGGAGAGCAGGTTTGTTTATGGAGCCTCTTGTCCTTTCAGCTATGTATCTCCTTGGTTTGTGCCTGATTGCTTTCTTGGCTATCCATACAGGGTCTACATGATAAAGCTGGATAAGAGAAATCTGCCATAGTTCGTTCAATGTGGGATAACTGACCTGATGGTAAAGTTTATACAATTTGTGCACTTGAAATCATAGGTTATAAATCCTGAGTTTGTTAGTGAGGAAAAGGAATACGCAGGTGATGAATTCATCAGGGTGATCTTCCCTGATATATCAGCGGGGGAAGCTGCTAGGTTGGTCGCTATTTGCGGAGGGGACAACCTAGAGCCTGGGCTTCGTGCTATTGTTCAACAAAATGTCGTGGCACTGAAAATGAAGCTGGGTGTTCTTGGTAAGCGCCATAATATAGAGTTCAGTATCATCATGGACAACCAAGACCGCATTGCAAATTCTCAGGTTCAGCAAGGTGTTAGCAAGCGGCGTAGGGATGTTTGTGATCAGTCATCCCTCAACCTGACGGGTCCTCATGGCGAGGCCCATCAGGAGCAATGAATCTATTAAGCTGGAACTGCCGAGGACTGGGACTCTTTCGGACAGTTCAAGAGCTTGTTGCTCTTGTTGGAGCAAACAGTCCCTGCCTGGTGTTTTTATATGAAACTAGAATGTCAGGCGTTCGTGCTGAGAATTTGAGGTGGAGATTGGGATTGAaacatgttgttgttgttgatagtACTGGTACAGGTGGTGGTTTGGCTTTGTATTGGCATGATTCGGTTGATGTGCATTTGATTGAAAAGCATAGATGTTTCATTGATGTATATGTGCGTGAATCGAGTTCTTCGCCTTGGTTCTGCATCACTTTTGTCTATGGTGAAACCCAAAACGGAAGACATACATTTTATGTAGGAGTTGATGCGAAGGCTGCATGGGGCGTCGGCTGAACCTTGGATGCTTATTGGTGATTTTAATGAAGCTATGTGGAGCTATGAACATTTCTCAACTTGCCAGAGATCGGAACGACAGATGGCTGCATTCTGAGACGTGCTTGCTGACTGTGGCCTAATAGACCTTGGCTTCGTGGGCTCGCCTTTCACATATGATAATGGAAGGGAAGTGTCAGAGTTATAACAttggggtgtctcaaggcaccgattagtcaGCAGGCCGCGCGGCCCGCAACACGATGGCTAACAAATGCCCGAATGACTGAGATCTAATGAAAGTCGAGCGGAGCAGGCCAGGCACCAAGGCCGGGGTCATCCCCGACCCCTTCCATCTGCCTTAACATACAGCGCTCACAAGACGCATGACCTCTCCCCGTCACGACCCCCGGGAGGGATGGAGGGAGATCGAGCGTAGCTAGGCGTGCCTGTTCTAACAAGAGGAAGCATGCTGCACTGACCCCACAAGGACTGAGGGGACAACAGTAACCTTGGCTAggtcagacaccatccctatGCCATGCCACACCGATGAGACAACACCGCACCACAGTGGCAACGGGTACGATACCCATCATCCAAATACAGACCGACTAGATGCttgtacgatcccacccactatgggatgggaatCCACGACAAGAGACTCGACGAAAAAGCCATCCAGACCGGCAGAGCACCCCGACCCTAACGATCAAGGCCGTGGTCCTCGGCCCCACAAAGCAATCGAGTGATCGATGACCCAGGGCAGCTACCTTGTTTGGGTATGACGCCCCTGGGAACTAGGAGACGATGACAAAGGCCCTGACGAACACCAcattgcacaggatggct
Above is a genomic segment from Miscanthus floridulus cultivar M001 chromosome 3, ASM1932011v1, whole genome shotgun sequence containing:
- the LOC136546209 gene encoding NAD(P)H-quinone oxidoreductase subunit L, chloroplastic-like; the protein is MDAAAASWRLLSPASSSPPPCPQKLPIKRQATFAASPQAQQSASSSAKFRLLCLLHDKSAAPTTSVQQSSQLQRLATVLQCGAVWAAVEAPAALATVTGEEDLDLLGILPPIAAFAVFYLFIAPPLLMNWMRLRWYKREFVEMYLQFMFTYLFFPGLMLWAPFVNFRKFPRDPTMKYPWSKPKEGTPLFKDRYPPIDSYKP
- the LOC136546211 gene encoding uncharacterized protein, with the protein product MGAPNGRTPSTVLDSLYGVQLGRLSQPSQSEDEALRTTLVVESSTCEHHKGGSGTTQQRLLTRRLWQQIPSCLKPIHCTITCDKHAGETIANVVTSLPFIVLGLQTLRKNLNTAIYTNSLVGVGIASSLYHSSKGEIRKFLRWADYTMIATTTLCLSRALSNENPRLLMAASALLLPFQPLMVSAVHTGLMEVSFARRASIEPELRMAHNLHKMSSLLGGALFIADDCFPETPYIHAAWHLAAAIGIGTCNKLLE